The DNA region AGAGCTGGGCCCCTTAGGGAGGGCTCCGGCTCCTTCAGCAGCTTTTGCTGGAGCCCTGCCAAACGGAGGAAGGAGGTGAAGCGGTTCCATCGAAACATACGAGAGCTGTTTTTTCAGCTTTTGCTTACGAGATGGTTGAGCAGGCGTAGCTAGGAAAACTAGCTCCGCCTGCTCTGGCTCCGCCCTCCGAGTATGGAGCCGGAGTCCTTCTAAAAGGGTCCGAAATCTTGCCAAACGGACTCTGGGTATTGAAGGCAGCTCTTGCTCCTCAAATTCTAATTAATGTACCTTCGGTAATCCTTATTTGAGTTGTAGCAGATAAATTATAGGCATAGCACATAAAATGTTCTTTTATATtttcttttagtataaaatagTACTAATGTTAGGGCAATCCTAACCCATAGTGTCTATGATAGTGTTTAGGTTGCCATATCATCAAAACATCACTTTTAGAAACTACACTCTACAATCCATAATATTTTGGTGTAGATTCCTATTAAATTCACTCTCTTTTCTCTACCTACCATATTTATTTTCCATTTATTAAGAAGACACCATTTCACTTCCAATGCACAACTTATAGTGTATAGCGTATTTGTTTATATATTGGCACCGGATCTTACGTGAGATCCAATTTCTTCCTCTGCTTATATACAAAATAAAAATTCTATATGACGATATAATTAATGCTATAAAACTATTATATACGGAGGGCTAGGGATACCTTAACAGATCAACAGGATTTGAGTTTATACTCTAGTCGAATTTCCTAGCGAATCATCATCCAAAATTCAAACCGCCGGGACCGAGAACATGCAAAGCGGAAGGCCGTCCATTCGGCCAAAAGTCTCCTCGTCCTAGGTCTTTCCCCCTTGGCGCTGCCGCCCCACCACCAATACAacagccgccgcgccgcccacaCACGCGCGCGCAGATACCTTTCctcttcccctcccctcccctcttcgCCCCTTCCGCCACCGCGGGGACccagcggccggccggccggcgcccgcgccatgacgagctcctccccctcctcctcgtccCCTTCCCGGAAGGTAAGAAACCCTAagccccgcccccccccccccccaaccccgaGGTCGCCGCCCGATTCGACTGATCTTTCTCTCGCTCCCCCCTTTCGTGTGGGTTTTCCTTGCTCCGTGCTTGTGGGTGTGGGGGTGCAGGCGCTGAGCAAGATCGCGTGCAGCCGCCTGCAGAAGGAGCTCTCGGAGTGGCAGGTCAACCCGCCCGCCGGCTTCAAGCACAGGGTCACCGACAACCTCCAGAGGTGCCCATTCTTCCCTCGCCGCCCTTTCTCACCGAGCAATCACTGCCTGCGGGGTTCCTATTATGATTCTTTCCGCACGTGGCTCGAGCTCGACGCATGGCTACTGTTTTCTGTCTGCGAGTTTCGATTAGTCCTGGTGAAATCGAGGAGCTCTACCCGCCACCGAATTGATCCAAGACGCGTTGCGTGCGTTTGGGGTTTGTTGCTGTGAAATTCTCTGCGGATTTCTCTGTCTTCTTTTCCAAAGAGATTTTCGTTATAATTTTGTAGTAGTTTTTTATCCTGAACGAAAGGAAAACGTAAATGAAAAATAACGGTGGATGAAACAATACTAAAGGTGGGTCATCGATGTGGCTGGAGCGCCAGGCACCCTCTACACCGGCGAGACGTACCAGCTGCAGGTGGACTTCCCTGAGCATTATCCCATGGAGGCACCTCAGGTCAGTATCTTTATTCCCCATGTCGTTTAGTTTCAATTGATTATTAGTTGTGCATTAGAttctagtttttttttcttggttACTTTTGCAGGTTATATTTCTGCACCCAGCACCAATGCATCCGCACATCTACAGCAATGGGCACATCTGTTTAGGTATGATTCTTAACTGTTAGTCACCATTTTTTGTCCATCTCCTGCGTTGTAAATTCACTAGAGATCTTTGCTTTCGATGATGAGGGCCTGGGCATCACATAACTCACGTTAAAACTAGATTTAGGATGCATTTTCATGCCATGATTGGCATCACAAAACTCAGCTTGAGGTGAGGCACCTTGCATATTTGTTGTTTACAACTTGGCGGGCATTAGGAAATTTATGATTCTGTGTATTCCACTAAATGCACACTTTTGCGCAATTGCGCTTTGTTTGACCACATCTTGCTCAGCATCTGCACATATTGCCTCACCTCAATCTGCCAGTTTCATGACAACTTAACAAATATCTTCTGTGCTAGAATTCTTTTTGTATCCTGAGTGCTGTAGAAGGTGAAACATGTAGTCTCTCCTGTGCTCTTGTTTTTTGACGCAAGACTAAACCCTAAAGCTGACCTTCCCTGTTGGAATTTTTCCATGAGAAGCTATTCTAATAACTTGCTAGAATCGTATATATGTGGAGGTTACAATCCGAGACGGATTATCGGTTTACATTTCCTTCACTTGTCTACAGATATATTGTATGACTCATGGTCCCCAGCGATGACGGTCAGTTCTGTCTGTATCAGCATCTTGTCTATGTTGTCAAGCTCACCAGCAAAGGTTACATATCTTTTCTACATTATCCTTCTTGAAGCAGTGGACCTTGATGTCTGGCTAATACAGATACTGATTGCAGCAACGCCCAGCCGATAATGATCGCTATGTCAGGAACTGCCGCAATGGGAGGTCACCGAAGGAGACTAGGTGGTGGTTCCATGATGACACGGTGTGATGGGTGTTCCCATTGGCGTTTCCTTTTGGCAGCACCCCCTTCAGTTGCCAGACTACCTTTACATGGGAGATGATTTAGGTTTAATTTCAAGCGACCCATTTGACTGGAAATTAACATGCCGTTGTGGTTTGTAAATGAATGTGCATCAGCGGCAGTTGCTGTAATTGCTAATCCTTACACCTTCGATGATATATAGAATAATGTTTGTTTCTTATCAACTTACGGAAAAGACATGAAATGCAACTCAGGTTGAACTTTTTACTTGCTGGATTTCTGAGTATGTTCTCGAACCAAGAATGATCTATTATTTCTGAATATGATCGCATAAGTATTGTAACATTCCCATACTTACATGACGGTAAACCTTATTGATATCAATTAGACGCCATCTTTTGAAGGGTTACTTGACATGTAAATTTCTTTTGAGCATATCATTATTGTCAAATGTGAAGTAATCCTAGAATTAGTTTGCAATGCATTTCTAATTCCTAACATCGGCAATAATACACGTACAGGTATATTGGGGTGTAAGTAGTTTTACGCGTTCACCATTGAATATACATGTATACTAGTTCCGAAGTACATGTGAGGGCCTTGTGCCATGAATTAGGGGTTTCGTTTTCTAGGAGCACGAGGGGCCTTTTATTAATTTACATGGCCATATAATTAGGGATACAATGCCCATCCACTATATATATGATACATCTTAATGTTTTGATGATACATCTGATTGCTAAACACACGCTACACAAATTCCTCCACTACACCCTACCTATATGTACAAGGGGCTTGCCATGCGCCTGGGCAGGCAGACAGCTCCGCCACATTTGGAAGGGCTATACGGAGATTGTCCTTGCCCCCATCCAACTGTATCTTGTCCACCAAATGTAGAAGCTGAAAACAGCACCAACCATCTACCAGCACGGTTTTACTGCTCATGGAAGTCCTCATATGATGACCTGGAGGAATCACTTTGATATGGCGTTGTTTCCCGCGGACTAGATGGGAGTGAATCTTGCAATGACAGACCTAAGGTGAAAATGAAAAGAAATCGTTAGTCCTACGAAGAGTGGATTTGCACTTGTGTTCAAGTAGTGAACCAAAGTATCAACACGGCAGGAATACCCGAGTTCTTTTGCCCTCTTGGACGGAATTTTCTTCGTATAAGCTTCTTGGCCTTTGTAATTGTAAGTTGCCTCGCAAAAGGGTACTCGCCATCACTCTCGCTCCATTCATCATGATATTCATCACTATGTCCATCACCTCGCATTGTCCGAATCACAAAGGCCTTCGCCTTGCGGCGTTGTGTATTGAAGAGCCCTCTAATTGACGTGACAAATCCATCACCTGCACCATCGCCTGGCCTCTTCAACCATGAAGCTGTTAATTGATCAGGTTTTCCATGATGATCAACATCACTGTCACTCAAATTTAGATCGTTTTCAGGAACAGCACCCTCAAGTATTTCCCTATGGTTGCTAAACTTCTTCCCCTGCCCAAATGGAAACCATCAGTTACCCTTTCGGATTGAAGTAAAGTAATTATTGGGGAAGGGCTTCCCCTCAAAATATGTGGATGCTGGTTTGACAGTAGATGAACATGATTATTCTCGGTCTGTTCAATAAACAGAAAAGGGACCATGCGAATCCCATAACTCAGTAACACTATCAACTAAAAGAACATGAAGCAACATTGTATGTTAGCGCGGTCGCTTTATTTTACAGTTACAAGTGCAGATGTAATCTAGTATCCTAAGTGTGTATGTGTGCATGTGCTGTGAGAGCTCTCCTACCTTTTTCACTcttcttaatacaaagataGACAGCTCTCCTGCATGTTCGAGAAAAAAACATGGTATATTGGCCCAAGCAGCACCCCACAGTTATGGTGTAAAGGTAATTTCTCAGGGGCAGGCCCATTAAAGTTTGCAGAAAGAGAACCCACATAGAAATTAGCTGCATCGGgagcattttttttttctcgaacacgcaggagagctgcgcatcaatatattaagaagaaagaGGGGTAAAAACCCCGGGTGATACAGTTAGGGGCCTGTATCATGCCCTTACACAGGACACTTGTAGAATATTACAGATAGAACATACAAGACCTGACCAACTAAGAAACAACCTAACCCACCGATCTGCATCGGGAGCTGAACCTTAGCTGCGTTATAAGTCGACATTCAAAGACTGTTTGGGAGTATTGATTAGGGTATCAGACTCCAAAAGTACAGAAACTAAAACCAAACAGAACATAAAACAGCTTTTGACCAAATAAAAAGTGGAGATAATGCGGATCTAGAATACGATACAGCCTAAGCACTGAGCACAGATTTTGTAAAAATGAAATGGCGCACACCCAGAACACTTGCCTGCATTCCAGTCACTGATTTCAAAACTCCCCAGATGATGTGTTTCTTGACTCTAGAAAATAGTCGCCTCCATGTACCAGTAAATTCTGGCTTGTGGAAAGTGTCCATAAGCAGCCTTAGGTCATTAATAGCAAGCCTCGATCCCTCGTACGTGACAAGAAGTTCAACCTACAACATCAGCAACATTTAAGTAAGACAAACCAAAATAACTGTTATAGGACCTCTGAATGCAGCGAAAAAAGATAATACCTGGCTGATCTTGATGTTA from Panicum hallii strain FIL2 chromosome 9, PHallii_v3.1, whole genome shotgun sequence includes:
- the LOC112874996 gene encoding ubiquitin-conjugating enzyme 15-like, translating into MTSSSPSSSSPSRKALSKIACSRLQKELSEWQVNPPAGFKHRVTDNLQRWVIDVAGAPGTLYTGETYQLQVDFPEHYPMEAPQVIFLHPAPMHPHIYSNGHICLDILYDSWSPAMTVSSVCISILSMLSSSPAKQRPADNDRYVRNCRNGRSPKETRWWFHDDTV